GCGCGCTGGGCCAGCGGAAAGCTCACCGAGGTGATCAGCTCGCCCGGCTGCAGCGCGGTTTCATACAGGCCGGTGAAGAACGCATCGCCCGCGATGTCGCGCCGGTCGGTGTGCACGGTCGCCCCCAGCCCGAGCACCGCCGCCGGATAGTCGGCCGCCGGATCGGCGTTGGCGACGGAGCCGCCCAGCGTGCCGCGGTTGCGCACCATGGGGTCGCCGATGAGACCGGCCAGCTCGGCCAGCGCCGGCAGGGCCCGCTTCACGTCGGCCGAGGCTGCGACGCTGGCATGCGTGGTCATCGCGCCGATGTGCACGCCCGCCGCATCGGCCTTGATGCCTTGCAGCTCGGCGACGCCGCCCAGGTCGACCAGCCGCTCGGCAGACGCGAGCCGCAGCTTCATCGCCTGCACCAGGCTCTGGCCGCCGGCGAGGAAGCGTGCATCGCCCTGGAAGGCCTTGACGGCGTCCGCGCGCGTGGAAGGGCGTTGGTATTCGAAGGTGTACATGCAGGTGCTCCTCGAAGGACGTCAGGTCAGGTGGCGGGCGGCGGCCTGCCACACGCGCTCGGGCGTCGCGGGCATCGCGAGGTCGCGCACGCCGAGCGCGTCGGTCAGCGCGTTGATGTAGGCCGGCGGCGAGCCGATGGCCCCCGCCTCGCCGCAACCCTTCACGCCCAGCGGGTTGTGCGTGCACGGCGTGACGACGTTGCTGACCTTGAAGCTCGGCAGGTCGCTGGCGCGCGGCATCGCATAGTCCATGTACGAGCCGGTGAGCAGCTGCCCCGACTGCTGGTCGTAGATGCAGCCCTCGAGCATCGCCTGCCCCAGGCCCTGCGCCAGGCCGCCATGCACCTGCCCTTCGACGATCATCGGATTGACGAGATTGCCGAAGTCGTCCACCGCGACGAAGCTTTCGACCGTCGTGCGGCCGGTCTCGGGATCGACCTCGACCTCGCAGACGTAGCTGCCGGCCGGATAGGTGAAGTTGGTCGGGTCGTAGAACGCGTTCTCGTTGAGTCCGGGCTCCAGCTTGTCGAGCGGGTAGTTGTGCGGCACATAGGCGGTGAGGGCCACCTGGCCGAAGGGCACCTTCCTGTCGGTGCCGGCGACCTTGAACTCGCCGTTGTCGAACTCGATGTCGGTGTCGGCGGCCTCGAGCAGGTGCGCCGCGATCTTCTTGCCCTTGGCGATGACCTTGTCGACTGCCTTGACGATGGCCGTGCCGCCCACCGCGAGCGAGCGGCTGCCGTAGGTGCCCATGCCGAACGGGATGCGTCCGGTGTCGCCGTGCACGATCTCGACGTTGTCGGCCGGAATGCCCAGCCTGGCCGCGACCACCTGAGCGAAGGTCGTCTCGTGCCCCTGGCCGTGGCTGTGCGAGCCGGTGAAGACGGTCACCGTGCCGGTCGGATGCACCCGCACCTCGCCCGCCTCGAACAGGCCGGCGCGGGCGCCGAGAGCGCCGGCGATGTTCGACGGCGCGAGTCCGCAGGCCTCGATGTAGCAGGAGTAGCCGAGCCCGCGCAGCTTGCCCCGCGCCTTGGCGGCCTCGCGGCGGGCCGGGAAGCCCGCCACGTCGGCCATCTCGATCGCCTTGTTGAGGTGCGCGGCGTAGTTGCCGGTGTCGTAGGTCAGGCCCACCGGCGTGGCGTACGGGAACTCGGTGATGAAGTTCTGCCGGCGCAGCGCGGCCGGATCCATCTTCAGGTCACGCGCTGCCTGCTCGACGAGCCGCTCCACGACGTAGGTCGCCTCGGGCCGTCCGGCGCCGCGGTAGGCATCGACCGGCGCGGTGTTGGTGAACACCGCCTTCACCTCGCAGTAGATGGCCGGCGTCTTGTACTGTCCCGCCAGCAGCGTGGCGTACAGGATGGTCGGCACGCTGGACGCGAAGGTCGAGAGGTAGGCGCCCATGTTCGCGATGGTGCCCACGCGCATCGCGAGGAAATTGCCGGCCGCATCGGTGGCGAGCTCGGCGGTGGTCACGTGGTCGCGGCCGTGCGCATCGGTGAGGAACGATTCGCTGCGCTCGGCCGTCCACTTGATCGGCCGCCCCACCCGCTTGCTGGCCCACACCAGCGCGGTCTCCTCCGCATAGAGAAAGATCTTCGAGCCGAAGCCGCCGCCGACGTCGGGCGCGATGACGCGCACCTTCGACTCGGGCAGCCCGAGCACGAAGGCGCTCATCAGCAGGCGCTCGACGTGCGGGTTCTGGTTGGCCACGTACAGCGTGTAGCTGTCGTCGTGGCGCGCGTAGCTGGCGTTGGCCGCGCGCGGCTCCATCGCATTGGGGATGAGCCGGTTGTTGACGAACTCCAGCCGGGTGACGTTGGCGGCCTTGGCGAAAGCGGCGTCGACAGCGTCCTTGTTGCCGTGGCCCCAGTCGTAGCAGGTGTTGCCCGGCACGTCGTCGTGCACCAGCGCGCTCGCGCTCGCCGCCACCGCAGTGTCGACCACCGCCGGCAGCTCTTCGTACTGCACGTCGACGCGCTCGGCGGCGTCCTTCGCCTGCCAGTACGTTTCAGCCACCACCAGGGCGACCTGGTCGCCGACGTAGCGCACCTTGCCCTGCGCCAGCACCGGATGCGGCGGCTCCTTCATCGGCGTGCCGTCCTTGCTGTGGATGAGCCACCCGCAAGGCAGTCCGCCGACCTTGGCGTCGGCCAGGTCGCTGCCGGTGAAGATCGCGATCACGCCGGGCGCCCTCTTCGCCTCGCCGGGATCGATGGACTTGATGCGCGCATGCGCGTAGGGCGAGCGCACGAACACGCCGTAGGTCTGTCCCGGCAGCACCACGTCGTCGGTGTACTGGCCGGCGCCCGTCAGGAAGCGCTTGTCCTCGCGGCGCAGCACAGGCTTGCCAATGGGGGAATTCGCCATGTCGGTCATGACTGTCTCCTGGAATGGGGAAGCCTCAGGCCGCCGTGGCCTGCTTGCCGGACTGGCAGAACTGGATCGCCTTGACGATGTTCTGGTAGCCGGTGCAGCGGCAGATGTTGCCCTCGAGGCCTTCGCGGATGTGCGCCTCGCTCGCCTGGGGCTCGTCCTTCAGGATCTGCACCGCCGCCATCACCATTCCCGGCGTGCAGAAGCCGCACTGCAGGCCGTGACATTCGCGGAAGGCAGCCTGCATCGGGTGGAGCTCGCCGTCCTTGGCCAGCCCTTCGATCGTCGTCACTTCGCCGCCTTGCGCCTGCGCCGCGAGGATGGAGCAGGCCTTCACCGCGCGGCCGTTGAGGTGCACCGTGCAGGCACCGCACTGGGCGGTGTCGCACCCGACGTGGGTTCCGGTGAGCTGCAGGGTCTCGCGGATGAACTGGACCAGCAGCGTTCGCGGGTCGACGCTCGCCTCGACCGCTTTGCCGTTCACCGTCAATCGAATCGCCACGTCCATGTGTCTGTCTCCTCGCAGGGGTGAGCGAGCATTTGACGACCGGCCCCTGCGGATGCAAAGCGTGGGTTTCTACCTAGGGGCGTTGGCTCCTTCTCCTTCGCCCTCTCCGCTCGCGGGAGAGGGTCGGGGTGAGGGTGTCGTTCTGCGCTGTCGCGAAACGGAACAGCCGCGTCCTACCCCCAGGGCAGCTCCGCCTTCAGGAACAGCATGGCCTCCTCGGGCAGCGGTCCACCGAAGAATGCTTCCGTCGGCACATCGGCGAGCTTGCGCCCGTGCTCCAGGTACACGACCCGCCCCGCAAGGCGCTTCACCTGCCCGAGGTTGTGCGAGCTCATCAGCACCGTCATGCCTTGCGCCGCGAACTCCGCGATCAGCGCCTCGACTTCGCGCTTGGCCGTGGGATCGAGGCTCGCGGTCGGCTCGTCGAGCAGCAGCAGATCGGGCTGCATGGCCCAGGCCCGTGCCAGCGCGAGCCGCTGCTGCTGGCCGGCCGACAGCACGCGCCCGACGCGCGCGGCTTCGGCCGCCAGGCCGACACGCTCCAGTGCGTGCATCGCACGCTCGCGCCGCTGCGCCCGCGGGACGCCCTGCAGCATGAGCCCCAGCTCCACATTGCCGCGAACCGACAGGCGCAGCATGAAGGGCCGCTGGAACACCATCGCGATGCGCGGCGCGGCGTGGACGATGCGCCCGCCTTCGGCCAGCGGCACCAGGCCGTGCAGCGCGCGCAGCAATGTGCTCTTGCCCGAGCCGTTGGCGCCGACGAGCGCGATGCGTTCGCCGCGCGACACCGTCAGGTCGATGCGGCTCAGGGCCTGCTTGGCACCGAAGCGCACCGTGGCTGCCTGCAGCTCGACCAGTGCCGGGCTCACGCCGCCGCTCCGGCTTCACGCTCGCCTGCCGTGCGCCAGCCGCGCAGCAGCCCGATGGCGATGTTGAGCACCAGCACGACGCCGAGCAGCACCAGCCCGAGCGCGAGCGCCAGCGGCAGGTCGCCCTTGCTCGTCTCGAGCGCGATCGCCGTCGTCATCACACGCGTCACACCGGCAATGTTGCCGCCCACCATCATCACCGCGCCGACCTCGGACACCGCGCGGCCGAAGGCGACCAGTGCCAGCGTCAGCAGCGCCAGCCGCTCGTCCCACGCGAGGATCAGCGCGCACTGCAGACGGCCGGCGCCCAGGGAGCGCAGCTGATCGCCATGGTCGCGCATCGCGTCCTCGATGATCTGCCGCGCGAGCGCGGCGACGATCGGTGCCACGAGGATGGACTGCGCGATCACCATCGCCGTCGGCGTAAAGAGGATGCCCCACGATCCGAGCGGGCCGGCGCGCGACAGCAGCAGGTAGACGATCAGTCCCACCACCACCGACGGCAGCGCGAGCAGCGTGTTGAGCACCACCAGCACCGCAGCCCGGCCCGGGAATCGCCACACCGCCACGGCCGCCCCGGCCAGCAGCCCGAGCGCGGTCGCGATCACGCAGGCCAGACCGCTGACGCTCAGCGACAGGCCGACGATATGGACGAGTTGCGGGTCGCCCCCGGCGACGAGCTGCACGGCGCGCGCGGCGCTGTCGAGGAAGGGATTCATGCGGGGCGAATGCTAAGGGGTGTCGGTTCCGCTTCGCTGCGCCCGTACGGTCACAGGGCGCAGCTGCGAAATCCGCAGAACATGACGTCACGCTCGGCCAGGGCGAACCGCCTGAACTTCGGATGCCTCACCCGTCCCGAGGTGGCGAACGACCCGCCGCGCAGCACCTTGTGCGTGCCGAAGCACGGCTGCGAATACTCGACCCACGGATCGGCGCGAAAGCCCGGATAGGGGCGGAACGTGGTCCCCGTCCACTCCCATACCGCGCCCCACGCGAAGCCACGCGAGTAGGACTGCGCTGCGGCCTCCCACTCCACCTCGGTCGGCAGCCTGCGGCCGGCCCAGCGGCAGTACGCGTCGGCCTCGTACCAGCTCAGGTGCATGGCGGGCTGCGCCAGCGGCACGCGCGTGAGCCGGCCGAACCGCTGCTGCAGCACGCCCTGGCGCATCTGGTCGACATAGCGCGGCACGCGCCGCTCCTCGCGCAGCAACCAGTCGCGTCCGGCGGGCGACCACCACGCCGCATCGTCGTAGCCGCCGTCCTCGACGAACTCGCCGTACTGCGCCCAGGTGACGGGCTGCGCATCGATGTCGAACTCGGGCACGTCGAGCTCGTGCGCCCACTTCTCGTTGTCGAACACGAAGCCGCCGGGCGGCGAGCCCAGCCTCCAGCGCGTGGCGGGAAACAACAGCGGCTCGCGCGGCGGCGGACTCGCGATCTCGCCCAGCAGCTCGCGCGCATCGCCGAGCTTCAGGTCGAGCGCCTGTGCGATCTCCGCCAGGGTCTCGCCCTGCAGGTCTTCGTGGAACAGGGCCAGCCGGAAGAAATACAGCGCATCGTCGTCCTCGCCAGCGGTTTCGAGCAGCTCCAGCGTGAGCTCCATCGTGTCGGACAGGTATTGCCGCGTGGCCGGCACCCCGGGCAGGTCGAGCTGCCAGCGCGCCTCGGCCGCGACCTGGCGGGCGTCGTACCAGCGGTCGGCGTCGGGCTCGATGGAGGCGAGGCGCGCCGCGGTCGGGTCGCCCTCGCTGCCGCGCTGGCGCTGTACGTTGCGCGCGATCCAGTGCTCCTGGAACCAGGCGATGCGCCCCAGCAGCCACAGCGGCGGATCGATCCCGGGCCGCGCCGCGGGCGCGCCGGCCGCCATCGCCTCTTCGAACAGCGCCAGCCAGCGCAGCGTGCGGTTGCGCGCATCCATCAGGCCGAGTGACAGCAGATCGCGGCCGGCGCGGCGCATGCGGGGCGAGTGAACGTCGACGCTTTCCATCTCGAGGGACGATCGATTTTGCACCGCCCCCGATAATCGCCGTCCATGCAGTTGCTGATTCCCTTCGCCTCCACGCTGTCCGAAGCCGGAACCCATGCGCTGCGCGACCTCCCATTGCCGCAGCTCGGCCAGCTGCTGGCGGTGCTGGCGCCGGGTGAGCGCCTCGGAGACGACGAATACAGCCTGTCGCCGCCGCACGAGCGGGCGCTGGCCACCGCCTGGGGCTGGCGCGCCGATGACGGCGCGTTGCCGTGGGCCGCCCTGCATGCGCAAGGCGATGGCATCGCCACCGGCGAGCACGCCTGGGGCGAGCTGACGCCGGTGCACTGGCACGTGGGCCGCGACCACATCTCGCTGGCCGATCCGCAGGCGCTGAAGCTCGACGACGTGCAGTCGCGCGAGTTTCTCGAGGCGATCCGCCCGCTGTTCGCGAGCGAAAGCTGGCAGCTCGCGTTCGGCGCCGCGACGCGCTGGTACGCGGCGCACGACACGCTCGCCGGACTGCCGTGCGCCTCGCTCGATCGGGTGATCGGCCGCAACGTCGACCTGTGGCTGCCGCCGCATCCGCAGGCCCGCCTGATCCGCCGATTGCAGAATGAAGTCCAGATGCTTCTCTACGACCACCCTCTCAACGATGCCCGCGAAGCGCGCGGCGAGCTTCCCGTGAACTCGTTCTGGCTCAGCGGCTGCGGCCGCCCGCAGCCCGCGTCCTGGTCCGATGCGCCGCAGGTGGATGACAGCCTGCGCGCGCCCGCGCTCGCGGAAGACTGGGCCGGCTGGGCCGATGCCTGGCGCGCGCTGGACGCGGGTCCCGTGTCCGGGATGCTCGCGAAGGCGCGGCGCGGCGAAGCCGTGCACCTCGTGCTGTGCGGAGAGCGGCATGCGCAGCGCTTCCAGTCGGCCCGTCAATCGACGTGGCAACGGCTCACGCGCCACTGGCGCTCGGCGCCGGTGCACGACGTGCTGGAGGCGCTGTGAGCACGCCCACGATCACCCTGCGCGATGCGCCGCCGCGCGTCGCCTGGGCGCTGGAGCAGGCCGGTGTTCACCCGCTGCTCGCGCGCCTGTACGCAGCGCGCGGCGTGCGGGCGGCGGACGAGCTCGACGACGGACTGGCGCGCCTGCTCGCGCCGACGGAGCTGCGCGGCGCCGACACGGCGGCCGCGCTGCTCGCCGACACCATCGCCGCGGGCAGGCGCATCTGCGTCGTGGCCGACTACGACTGCGATGGCGCCACCGCCTGCGCCGTCGCGCTGCGGGGCCTGGCGCTGCTCGGCGCCGCGCGCGAGACACTGGGCTACGTCGTGCCCGACCGCGCGGTGCACGGGTACGGCCTGACGCCGGCCATCGTCGACCTGGCGCTGGCCCAGCGGCCGCACCTGCTGCTGACGGTCGACAACGGCATCGCCAGCCTCGCCGGCGTCGCGCATGCACGGGCTCGCGGTCTCGCGGTGCTCATCACCGACCATCACCTGCCGGCCCTGATCGACGACCAGGTCGTGCTGCCCGACGCCGATGTCATCGTCAACCCGAACCAGCCGGACTGCCGTTTCGCGAGCAAGAACCTGGCGGGTGTCGGCGTGGTGTTCTACGTGCTGCTCGCGCTGCGCAGCGAGCTGCGTCGGCGCGGTGCGTTCACGGCCGAGAACCAGCCGCGGCTCGACGCCCTGCTCGACCTGGTTGCGCTCGGCACGGTGGCCGACGTCGTCAAGCTCGACGCCAACAACCGGCGCCTGGTGGCGCAGGGCCTCAAGCGCATCCGGGCCGGCCGCATGCAGGCCGGCGTCGCCGCCCTCTTCGCCGCTGCAGCGCGCGACGTGCGCCGAGCCAGCGGCTTCGACTTCGGCTTCGCGCTGGGCCCGCGCATCAATGCCGCGGGACGGCTGTCGGACATGACGCTGGGCATCGAGTGCCTGCTGACCGACGATGCCGGACGCGCCGCCGAGCTCGCGAAGACGCTGGACGCCATCAACCGCGAGCGACGCGACGTCGAAGCCGGCATGCGCGAACAGGCCGAAGCAATGCTCGAGATGCTGATGCCCGAAGGCGAGCCGCCGCCGGCGCTGGCCATCTTCGACCCCGAGTTCCACGAAGGCGTGGTCGGCATCGTCGCCTCGCGACTGAAAGACCGCGTGCACCGGCCGACCTTCGTGTTCGCGCTCGGGCAGGACGGGCTGCTGAAGGGCTCGGGCCGATCCATCCCCGGCTTTCATCTGCGCGATGCCCTCGACCTGGTGAGCAAGCGCCACCCGGGCGTGCTGCAGAAGTTCGGCGGCCACGCGATGGCCGCCGGCTGCACGCTCGCCGAGGAGGACTTCGACACCTTCGACGAAGCCTTTCAGCGTGTCGCGCGCGAATGGCTGGACCTCGCGACGCTGTCGCGCCAGCTGCTCAGCGACGGACCGCTGCCGGTGGAGTACTTCAATCCCGAGACCGTGCAGTCGCTCGATGCCCAGGTGTGGGGCCAGGCGTTCGACCCGCCGCTGTTCAGCGACCGGGTGGAGATCGTGTCGCAGCGCCTGGTGGGCGAGAAGCACCTCAAGCTCACCGTGAAGCACGGCGGCACGGTGCGCGAAGCGATCTGGTTCCATCGTGTCGAGCCGCTGCCGGACCGCGTGATGCTGGCCTACCGCCTGAGCCTCGACGAATTCAACGGGCGGATGCGGGTGCAGATGGTCGTCGAAGGAGTGTCCGCGTAGGCGATACGGCGACCTCTCTCCCGCTTGCGCGAGAGAGGAATTGCGCTGCTACGCCAGCCGCAACGGCACCCGCCCGCTGCCCGCCGCCCCGGGCCACACCGGCCCCGGCCGCGTGTGCCGCTGCAGGAGCTCCTCGATCACCTGCGCGTCCACCGGCGGGCTGTAGAGGAAGCCCTGGGCGCATTCGCAGCCCTGTGCGATCAGGAAATCGCGCTGCGCCTCCGTCTCCACGCCTTCGGCCACCACGGTGAGTCCCAGGCTGCGGGCCATCGAGACGATGGCCCGGGCGATCGCCGCATCGTCGGCATCCTGCGGCAGGTCCTTCACGAAGGTGCGGTCGATCTTCAGCTTGTTGATCGGCAGGCGCTTCAGGTAGGCGAGCGAGGACAGGCCGGTGCCGAAGTCGTCCACCGCCACCTGGATGCCGAGCTCGCCCAGCGCCGCGAGCTCGGCCACGTTCGAATCGATGTCCTCGACCATCGAGTGCTCGGTGATCTCGATCGCAAGCGCATGCGGATCGGCGCCGGTCGCCGCGAGCGCATCGTCCACCTGGGCGCGCAGGCCGCGGCGGATCTGGCGCGCGGACACGTTGACCGCGACATGCACGCCGGCGTGCCCCGCATCGCTCCACGCTCTGGCCTGTCGGCATGCGGTGAGCAGGACCCACTGGCCGATGTCGACGATGATGCCGCTGGACTCGGCGATCGCGATGAACTCGGTGGGCGGCACCAGGCCCAGTTCGGGATGGCGCCAGCGCAGCAGCGCCTCGACGCCCACCATGCGGTGCTGCTTGAGGTCGATGATCGGCTGGTACAGCAGGCGCAGCTCGCCGCGGGCGATGGCGTGCCGCAGGTCGCTCTCGAGCCGCATGCGGGCACGTGCGCCGCGCTCCATGTCGGTCCGGAAGATCGAGCAGATGTTCTTGCCTTGCGCCTTGGCGTCGTACATCGCGGTGTCGGCCGCGCGCACCAGGCTGGCTGCGTCGTGTGCGTCGGCCGGAAACTGCGCCACGCCGATGCTCGCCCGCGTGCGGACCTCGTGGCCGGCCACCATGATGGGGTCGCGCAGCGCCCGCATCGCCTGATGGCCCAGCACCTCGAGTTGCGTGCGTCCGGTGATCCCGGGTGCCAGGATGACGAATTCGTCCCCGCCGAAGCGGAACGCCACGTCCACCGGCCGCATGCAGCCGGAGAGCCGGCCGGCGAGCGCCCGCAGCAGCTGGTCGCCCACCGCGTGGCCCAGCGTGTCGTTGACGGACTTGAAGTCGTCCAGGTCCAGCAGCATCAATGCAAAGCCGTCGCTGCCGCGACCGACGGTCGAGATCAGCCGCTCGATCTGCTCGTTGGCCGCATGGCGGTTCGGCAGGCCGGTCACCGGGTCGTAGTGGGCGAGGTAGTCCAGCCGGCTCTCGGTGGCATCGATGTCGCGGCGGATGCGCAGCACCAGCACGAAGGCGAAAGCGAAGGCGACGATCGCGGCGAGCACCGTGATGGCGACGTGCATCGCGACACGGCGGTACAGCGGGTCCAGCGTCGCCACGAGGTGCACCGAGCCGACACTGCGCGTGCCTTCGTGCACGGGCTGGCTGACCCACACGCGGTTGCCGGCGAAGCCATGGCCGGCAGCGCCGGGCGGTGCGCCGCGCAACGACTGCGCCGCGCCGTAGCTGCCGACGACACGGCCCTGCTCGTTGCTCAGCTCGGCGTACAGGATGGCCGGCGCAGCCTGCAGGCCGGCCAGCGTCTGCGACGCGGCACCCCGGTCGTCGAACAGGATCGCCGCCGAGCTGTTCTCGGCCACGATGCGGGCCTGCACGGTGAGGTCGTCGACCATGGCATCGCGCAGCGACACGTAGACGAACGCGTCGAAGATGAGCCCGGCGACGAGCAGCGCCGCGCCTGCCGTCGTCACCAGCGCCTTTGTCAGGCGGTCGCCCAGGCGGCGGCCCGGCCGGGCGCGGAAAGCGTGGGCGTCGTGCATCACTCGCGCACCGTTTTCGCCAGCCGCAGCAGCTTGGAGCTGAGCTGGATTCCCGCCTGCCGCAGCGGCTGCAGATTGACCTCGAAGGTGATGCGGGTGCCGACGCGCCGCAGCACGATCGCGGTGCTCTCCGCGGGTGCATCCGGGTCGTCGCTCAGCACCAGCGCGCCGGCGGCGCGCTGCGCCTTCACCCCGGCGGC
The Piscinibacter sp. XHJ-5 DNA segment above includes these coding regions:
- a CDS encoding 2Fe-2S iron-sulfur cluster-binding protein; protein product: MDVAIRLTVNGKAVEASVDPRTLLVQFIRETLQLTGTHVGCDTAQCGACTVHLNGRAVKACSILAAQAQGGEVTTIEGLAKDGELHPMQAAFRECHGLQCGFCTPGMVMAAVQILKDEPQASEAHIREGLEGNICRCTGYQNIVKAIQFCQSGKQATAA
- a CDS encoding EAL domain-containing protein, with translation MHDAHAFRARPGRRLGDRLTKALVTTAGAALLVAGLIFDAFVYVSLRDAMVDDLTVQARIVAENSSAAILFDDRGAASQTLAGLQAAPAILYAELSNEQGRVVGSYGAAQSLRGAPPGAAGHGFAGNRVWVSQPVHEGTRSVGSVHLVATLDPLYRRVAMHVAITVLAAIVAFAFAFVLVLRIRRDIDATESRLDYLAHYDPVTGLPNRHAANEQIERLISTVGRGSDGFALMLLDLDDFKSVNDTLGHAVGDQLLRALAGRLSGCMRPVDVAFRFGGDEFVILAPGITGRTQLEVLGHQAMRALRDPIMVAGHEVRTRASIGVAQFPADAHDAASLVRAADTAMYDAKAQGKNICSIFRTDMERGARARMRLESDLRHAIARGELRLLYQPIIDLKQHRMVGVEALLRWRHPELGLVPPTEFIAIAESSGIIVDIGQWVLLTACRQARAWSDAGHAGVHVAVNVSARQIRRGLRAQVDDALAATGADPHALAIEITEHSMVEDIDSNVAELAALGELGIQVAVDDFGTGLSSLAYLKRLPINKLKIDRTFVKDLPQDADDAAIARAIVSMARSLGLTVVAEGVETEAQRDFLIAQGCECAQGFLYSPPVDAQVIEELLQRHTRPGPVWPGAAGSGRVPLRLA
- the senA gene encoding selenoneine synthase SenA is translated as MESVDVHSPRMRRAGRDLLSLGLMDARNRTLRWLALFEEAMAAGAPAARPGIDPPLWLLGRIAWFQEHWIARNVQRQRGSEGDPTAARLASIEPDADRWYDARQVAAEARWQLDLPGVPATRQYLSDTMELTLELLETAGEDDDALYFFRLALFHEDLQGETLAEIAQALDLKLGDARELLGEIASPPPREPLLFPATRWRLGSPPGGFVFDNEKWAHELDVPEFDIDAQPVTWAQYGEFVEDGGYDDAAWWSPAGRDWLLREERRVPRYVDQMRQGVLQQRFGRLTRVPLAQPAMHLSWYEADAYCRWAGRRLPTEVEWEAAAQSYSRGFAWGAVWEWTGTTFRPYPGFRADPWVEYSQPCFGTHKVLRGGSFATSGRVRHPKFRRFALAERDVMFCGFRSCAL
- a CDS encoding phosphate ABC transporter ATP-binding protein, giving the protein MSPALVELQAATVRFGAKQALSRIDLTVSRGERIALVGANGSGKSTLLRALHGLVPLAEGGRIVHAAPRIAMVFQRPFMLRLSVRGNVELGLMLQGVPRAQRRERAMHALERVGLAAEAARVGRVLSAGQQQRLALARAWAMQPDLLLLDEPTASLDPTAKREVEALIAEFAAQGMTVLMSSHNLGQVKRLAGRVVYLEHGRKLADVPTEAFFGGPLPEEAMLFLKAELPWG
- a CDS encoding ABC transporter permease → MNPFLDSAARAVQLVAGGDPQLVHIVGLSLSVSGLACVIATALGLLAGAAVAVWRFPGRAAVLVVLNTLLALPSVVVGLIVYLLLSRAGPLGSWGILFTPTAMVIAQSILVAPIVAALARQIIEDAMRDHGDQLRSLGAGRLQCALILAWDERLALLTLALVAFGRAVSEVGAVMMVGGNIAGVTRVMTTAIALETSKGDLPLALALGLVLLGVVLVLNIAIGLLRGWRTAGEREAGAAA
- a CDS encoding xanthine dehydrogenase family protein molybdopterin-binding subunit; amino-acid sequence: MTDMANSPIGKPVLRREDKRFLTGAGQYTDDVVLPGQTYGVFVRSPYAHARIKSIDPGEAKRAPGVIAIFTGSDLADAKVGGLPCGWLIHSKDGTPMKEPPHPVLAQGKVRYVGDQVALVVAETYWQAKDAAERVDVQYEELPAVVDTAVAASASALVHDDVPGNTCYDWGHGNKDAVDAAFAKAANVTRLEFVNNRLIPNAMEPRAANASYARHDDSYTLYVANQNPHVERLLMSAFVLGLPESKVRVIAPDVGGGFGSKIFLYAEETALVWASKRVGRPIKWTAERSESFLTDAHGRDHVTTAELATDAAGNFLAMRVGTIANMGAYLSTFASSVPTILYATLLAGQYKTPAIYCEVKAVFTNTAPVDAYRGAGRPEATYVVERLVEQAARDLKMDPAALRRQNFITEFPYATPVGLTYDTGNYAAHLNKAIEMADVAGFPARREAAKARGKLRGLGYSCYIEACGLAPSNIAGALGARAGLFEAGEVRVHPTGTVTVFTGSHSHGQGHETTFAQVVAARLGIPADNVEIVHGDTGRIPFGMGTYGSRSLAVGGTAIVKAVDKVIAKGKKIAAHLLEAADTDIEFDNGEFKVAGTDRKVPFGQVALTAYVPHNYPLDKLEPGLNENAFYDPTNFTYPAGSYVCEVEVDPETGRTTVESFVAVDDFGNLVNPMIVEGQVHGGLAQGLGQAMLEGCIYDQQSGQLLTGSYMDYAMPRASDLPSFKVSNVVTPCTHNPLGVKGCGEAGAIGSPPAYINALTDALGVRDLAMPATPERVWQAAARHLT
- the recJ gene encoding single-stranded-DNA-specific exonuclease RecJ — translated: MSTPTITLRDAPPRVAWALEQAGVHPLLARLYAARGVRAADELDDGLARLLAPTELRGADTAAALLADTIAAGRRICVVADYDCDGATACAVALRGLALLGAARETLGYVVPDRAVHGYGLTPAIVDLALAQRPHLLLTVDNGIASLAGVAHARARGLAVLITDHHLPALIDDQVVLPDADVIVNPNQPDCRFASKNLAGVGVVFYVLLALRSELRRRGAFTAENQPRLDALLDLVALGTVADVVKLDANNRRLVAQGLKRIRAGRMQAGVAALFAAAARDVRRASGFDFGFALGPRINAAGRLSDMTLGIECLLTDDAGRAAELAKTLDAINRERRDVEAGMREQAEAMLEMLMPEGEPPPALAIFDPEFHEGVVGIVASRLKDRVHRPTFVFALGQDGLLKGSGRSIPGFHLRDALDLVSKRHPGVLQKFGGHAMAAGCTLAEEDFDTFDEAFQRVAREWLDLATLSRQLLSDGPLPVEYFNPETVQSLDAQVWGQAFDPPLFSDRVEIVSQRLVGEKHLKLTVKHGGTVREAIWFHRVEPLPDRVMLAYRLSLDEFNGRMRVQMVVEGVSA
- a CDS encoding xanthine dehydrogenase family protein subunit M; translated protein: MYTFEYQRPSTRADAVKAFQGDARFLAGGQSLVQAMKLRLASAERLVDLGGVAELQGIKADAAGVHIGAMTTHASVAASADVKRALPALAELAGLIGDPMVRNRGTLGGSVANADPAADYPAAVLGLGATVHTDRRDIAGDAFFTGLYETALQPGELITSVSFPLAQRAAYVKFRQPASRFALVGVFVSQGAGGVRVAVTGAKSSVFRAKTLEDALAKSFTPEAAKAVVMPATDINADLHASAAYRAAMISVMASRAVAAALAR